A single genomic interval of Pangasianodon hypophthalmus isolate fPanHyp1 chromosome 8, fPanHyp1.pri, whole genome shotgun sequence harbors:
- the ep400 gene encoding E1A-binding protein p400 isoform X5: MHHGGGPPNAQRNPQRSKSFTGSEADEQQQQPVTITQQQQQQPQQPAAVTHPQSPVTTFATAAGPAVSASQSSNYQIIMSRSPVAGQNMNITLQNVVPGNQQITLMPLAPLPSPASPGFQHQASQWRFEHSSSLPQPQSPTQHSPISLQAMSRPGAALGVCAQSPTRFVETGLMVRQINLSSPSGSGHFVYQENAGLTQLAPTAVGTVQLASPAGTPASVRERRLSQPHSQTGGTIHHLGPQSPAASGAALSALASPSQITTSNLPPQISSIIQGQLRPAGAGVTASGMTSFGAVPPSSPSRSIANPPLTPKKVQPKKLEEIAAPNPEVAQLRKQCLEHHTKKMDSLKDVFKDYLIELFFLQHLQGNMMDYLAFKKKPCVPLFTYLRQNDLDLEDEEEEEEQSEVINDEGHCASVVCTSVSMTTTQVKVVTGKDGQTVTPVAIATQLPPNVSAAFSTQPQFQAHPSAAGGNISNPVEMEAFKRQQALAQADQAKRSRIEVVRHGMIFQHPVVAPLGSPGVPLQQLMPTAQGGMPPTPQTVQIGGQNQNQQQYDPSKGPPVQNAASLHTPPPQLPGRPPQATLPMAALPLALSQAQPVVLEQQCQAPGGQLQAQVKLQGAGAVLAAVNPHPQLQMQLQIQQQQQQQTQPIMQSGQATVTLTRHGVETSQPAQRLTPSLLSSPVVSTAPSPSLPSSLPSTPVRTPVPHTLTPASHSKLTASNGTTALKLSTLSQGSTTNSAQESSQDKQAEQAKLESQVHQRIAELRKEGQWSASRLPKLQEASRPKSQWDYLLEEMQWMAADFAQERRWKMAAAKKLVRTCARYHVEVRKAEERKKMEEELRLRNIASVIAREVDYFWSNIEQVVEIKLHLEIASKRQKVFRLQKSGHRGQSSKSAQASGEKDSRVESGSTTRKRKTCTSLSDEEAEDEESTIEEQEAMEVAAEQKEELVELTKEAEVPLEALVKKYAGAYAEGFEWPQPACQSEDEEKDEVEDMDSCPLDSPHEAVLIDTLLSDEQYRGPERTSSASGTNGKPMKDIAEVSRATDLILPKGSARTTPTTRLHVPSLLHGSLRDYQLVGVEWLANLHRKHLNGILADETGLGKTVQTVAYLAHLACHEGIWGPHMVVVRTCKLLNWEMEFKRWCPGLKILLYLGSKRERRYKRSWWSEPNSFHVCLTSYKLLLKDQAHFLKRRWRHLVLDEVQLIKNMTEKHWETIFTIRSQQRILLINSPLQNTLRELWTMIHFLLPGITRSYLDFPIQPGADQNQDYCHKLVIRLHRMIQPFILRRSKRDVEKQLPKKYEHILKCRLSARQKSMYEDILTQPSAQEALKTGRFVSVLQVLMQLQRICNHPDLIQIRETASSYTCRSLQYNTPSLLLTALQKDQWKTVDLSLFDLISNEGRLTRFETTEVLPKLRLSQQLIEEIHSAPDPPPRPRACKIKPMRLFQPVQYGTKPEGRLVPLINASQGQRSTATTTATPTTTSTPTAVAQNTQARGKSPVTTTSSTQGGDVVKVAQLASITGAQSRIAQTETPVTLQFQGNKFTLSPSQLRQLTTGQPLQLQGNILQIVSTPGQPILRPPGSLVMQPMPQSVPVHNSTGPQAVPPPATPTPPQAGVAASATATTSAPADAGSNAKPSTNAAPQESSEERNRQLKERLTRLFTVNERRVQRSVLYGADLLEACSVTRGRAPPPLPSPVHSRWAWVGRDACLKAQQNSVYATDSLRLALRSHTDRLQEGDNLVKRLSCILPASVAPPPQLYAVNPPPPYSLKQKSFMRQLREVSAPYNSEIRSLAFPATFELPDKNLLEMDSGKLEALSILLHKLKAEGRRVLIYTQMASMLDILEAFLDHRNFTFVRLDESLSRHERQDQIKAFNCNRQFFCAILTNRCCSAVGHVFDADTVVFYDTDLNPSMDARTQEWCDKVGRSKDIHIYRLESGNSIEEKLLKNGTKDLIREVAAQGTDYTLAFLTQRTIQDLFEVEAGSGEKVEEFVVLHQEPSPSESIPPHVARPYIQALNTITLQTLHLEEGLERKQLEKGEEQMEQEEEGDVTDDASQLEELASVMEQLTPIERYALQYLEYLHISEDEAVAKEHTEAAKRAWELRQQQKRKHEEEEQATLEDEEDLFTYTREDAYNMEYVFESADGQTEIMPLWTPPTPPQDDNDIYIDSVICLMYDSAPMPESKLPPVYIRKEHKRPKMDPSAMGRKKKKGHGEAVIPPRSLFDKASMLKVRREGKDQKKNFSLKQQAPFAKPLPSLVKPTMEPGQDNPEWLISEDWALLQAVKQLLELPLNLTIASPAHTPNWDLVSDVVSSCSRIYRSPKQCRSRYENVIIPREEGKLIYEANPKKKTKSIYKTKNSRPLRTCQIYTQDDNATQIQLYNNRFELMKIIASKRSPPIKPLLGMNPFQKNPKHASVLAESGISYDKPLPPIQVASQRAERIAKEKKALAEQQRAQQLAQQQQQAAGATPGTPGATAQPQAQPQAATAGLQAAGVSQGTQQGAAAVPNTAVLAGAIKTAAAGIGIQTGPGVGGNVIVNTVASVPPGQFQGNKRLASPIIPGALPAAGAAAAQVVHTQQRAVASAPASTPAEVVAIATSQGVRAVTPVTAATVVPTSQVPSQTRSPVPQAGKIPQAHLQIVRQQHQPQLPQQQQQQQAGSPQIKAVNKPQQIHKQKLQVMAAQAQQPAITQQPQQVQAAPTPQPSTQLTAVATVPRAGAVLTGTAAPNLQVTRLTRVPAPGAVPAQAGQTAQVTLTKPPPVVSVPAVVSSTGVTTLPVTVAGISVAIGQATKAVGPVVSPFQVQQLLQRQKQQQAAAQQKAAQPQQTQAAVQQKLATQQAAQAAGQGPQKVTYATAQLQQGIKAQFYATSITGQPQKTATTQQIKLSQIVQPQIVSSPQQIQAQPQTVTLTQATAAASSPQTQVQVIPAGSASAVQVVHQKLLQTQQQPQQQVVTAAAPVSSPQITVPAPQSPAQQQGAAVTPAADTSVQQPGTPQPQPGKGNARTGTAVRAKTPAKPSGGS, translated from the exons ATGCACCATGGAGGAGGTCCACCAAATGCACAGCGAAATCCTCAGAGATCCAAATCCTTCACGGGCTCTGAAGCAGatgaacagcagcagcaaccaGTCACCatcacacaacaacaacaacaacagccacAACAACCCGCAGCTGTCACTCATCCACAGTCCCCGGTGACGACGTTCGCCACGGCGGCGGGCCCCGCAGTCTCGGCTTCTCAGTCCTCCAACTACCAGATCATCATGAGCCGAAGCCCCGTAGCTGGCCAGAACATGAACATCACCTTACAGAACGTGGTCCCCGGGAACCAGCAGATCACGCTGATGCCGCTGGCACCGCTGCCAAGTCCGGCTTCACCTGGCTTCCAGCACCAAGCTTCTCAGTGGAGGTTCGAGCACAGCTCATCTCTTCCTCAGCCGCAGAGTCCGACGCAGCACAGCCCCATCTCCCTGCAGGCCATGTCAAGGCCGGGCGCCGCTCTCGGGGTGTGCGCGCAAAGCCCTACGCGTTTCGTCGAAACTGGACTCATGGTGCGGCAGATTAACCTCAGCAGTCCGTCCGGAAGTGGACACTTTGTGTACCAGGAGAACGCGGGCTTGACTCAGCTGGCTCCGACGGCGGTTGGTACGGTGCAGCTTGCGTCTCCAGCCGGGACGCCGGCATCCGTGAGGGAGAGACGCCTCTCTCAGCCGCACTCTCAGACCGGAGGCACGATCCATCACCTGGGCCCGCAGAGTCCCGCGGCGTCCGGAGCCGCTCTGTCGGCCTTAGCCAGCCCCAGTCAGATCACCACGTCCAACCTTCCTCCTCAGATCAGCAGCATCATCCAGGGACAGCTTCGGCCCGCCGGTGCAGGGGTCACGGCATCCGGAATGACTTCGTTTGGCGCCGTCCCTCCCTCCAGTCCTTCTCGGAGTATCGCGAACCCTCCGCTGACTCCCAAAAAGGTTCAGCCCAAGAAGCTGGAGGAGATAGCGGCCCCTAACCCTGAGGTGGCTCAGCTGAGGAAGCAGTGTTTGGAGCATCACACCAAGAAGATGGACAGCCTGAAGGACGTATTCAAGGACTACCTGATCGAACTCTTCTTTCTGCAACACCTGCAAGGCAACATGATGGACTACCTCGCCTTCAAGAAGAAGCCGTGCGTGCCGCTCTTCACCTACCTGAGGCAGAACGACCTCGACCTCGAGGacgaggaggaagaagaagagcaaTCCGAAGTCATCAATGACGAG gGACACTGTGCGAGCGTTGTATGTACGTCTGTTTCTATGACAACCACTCAGGTGAAAGTAGTGACAGGAAAGGACGGCCAGACGGTGACGCCCGTCGCCATAGCCACCCAGCTCCCTCCGAACGTGTCGGCGGCGTTCTCCACCCAGCCGCAGTTTCAG GCTCATCCTAGTGCTGCAGGTGGCAACATTTCCAACCCCGTGGAGATGGAGGCTTTCAAACGGCAGCAGGCTTTGGCTCAAGCAG ATCAGGCTAAGCGGTCCCGGATCGAAGTGGTTCGCCACGGGATGATATTCCAGCACCCCGTTGTAGCTCCTTTAGGATCTCCCGGCGTTCCCCTCCAGCAGCTTATGCCAACAGCGCAAG GTGGCATGCCCCCGACCCCACAGACGGTCCAAATAGGGGGGCAGAACCAGAACCAGCAGCAGTATGACCCGTCCAAAGGCCCCCCGGTGCAGAACGCCGCCAGCCTCCACACTCCTCCACCTCAGCTGCCAGGCCGACCTCCCCAAGCTACGCTGCCCATGGCCGCTTTGCCTCTAGCTCTCTCTCAGGCTCAGCCCGTGGTGTTGGAGCAGCAGTGCCAGGCGCCGGGCGGGCAGCTCCAGGCCCAGGTGAAGCTGCAGGGGGCAGGGGCCGTGCTGGCTGCAGTGAACCCACACCCACAGCTGCAGATGCAGCTCCAAatacaacaacagcagcagcagcaaacGCAGCCGATCATGCAGTCAGGACAGGCC ACTGTCACGCTCACTCGGCACGGCGTGGAGACGTCCCAGCCTGCTCAGCGTCTGACGCCCAGCCTCCTGTCCTCCCCCGTCGTGTCCACTGCACCTTCCCCCTCCTTGCCCTCCTCTCTCCCGTCCACTCCGGTTCGGACCCCTGTGCCTCACACGCTCACCCCTGCCTCGCACTCCAAACTCACAGCCTCCAACGGCACTACGGCGCTGAAGCTCTCCACGCTGAGCCAGGGCTCGACTACTAACAGCGCCCAGGAGAGCTCCCAGGACAAGCAGGCAGAGCAGGCTAAACTG GAGAGCCAAGTGCATCAGCGCATTGCTGAGCTGAGGAAGGAGGGCCAATGGTCAGCTAGCCGGCTGCCTAAACTGCAGGAAGCCAGCAGGCCCAAATCCCAGTGGGACTACCTGCTGGAGGAGATGCAGTGGATGGCTGCCGATTTTGCCCAGGAGAGACGCTGGAAGATGGCCGCCGCCAAAAAG ctggTGCGCACTTGTGCCCGTTACCACGTTGAGGTGAGGAAGGCCgaggagaggaagaagatggaggaggagcTGAGGCTGAGAAACATAGCCAGTGTCATTGCACGTGAGGTGGACTACTTCTGGTCCAACATCGAGCAG GTCGTGGAAATCAAACTCCATTTGGAGATCGCGAGCAAAAGACAGAAAGTGTTCCGGCTACAGAAGTCAGGACACAGAG GACAAAGCAGTAAATCTGCTCAGGCTTCAGGAGAGAAGGACAGCAGAGTG GAGTCCGGGAGCACCACCCGCAAGAGGAAGACGTGCACGTCCCTTTCTGATGAAGAGG CTGAAGATGAGGAAAGCACTATAGAGGAGCAGGAGGCTATGGAAGTAGCTGCTGAACAAAAAGAGGAGCTTGTCGAACTCACCAAGGAAG CTGAGGTGCCATTGGAGGCTTTGGTAAAGAAATACGCCGGTGCGTATGCTGAGGGATTCGAGTGGCCGCAGCCTGCCTGCCAGAGTGAGGATGAGGAGAAAGATGAAGTCGAAG ACATGGATAGTTGTCCACTGGACAGCCCCCATGAGGCGGTTCTCATCGACACGCTCTTGAGTGACGAGCAGTACCGCGGACCCGAACGGACCAGCAGCGCCTCAGGAACCAACGGCAAACCCATGAAGGATATAGCAGAAGTGTCTAGGGCAACAGACCTGATCCTGCCCAAAGGCAGCGCTAGGACTACACCAACC aCTCGTCTTCATGTGCCCTCCCTCCTTCACGGCTCTCTGAGAGATTACCAGCTGGTGGGTGTCGAGTGGTTGGCTAACCTGCACCGAAAGCACCTCAACGGCATTCTGGCAGACGAGACCGGACTGGGCAAGACCGTCCAGACTGTGGCCTACCTCGCACACCTGGCCTGTCACGAAG GTATATGGGGCCCTCACATGGTGGTGGTGAGAACCTGCAAACTGCTAAactgggaaatggagttcaaGCGCTGGTGCCCGGGCCTCAAAATCCTCTTGTACTTGGGCAGCAAGAGAGAGCGCAGATACAAACGATCG TGGTGGTCCGAGCCCAACAGCTTCCACGTATGCCTTACGTCATACAAGCTGCTGCTGAAAGACCAGGCTCACTTCCTGAAGAGGCGCTGGAGGCACCTGGTGCTGGACGAAGTGCAGCTGATCAAGAACATGACCGAGAAACACTGGGAAACCATCTTCACCATCAGGAG CCAGCAGAGGATCTTGCTGATCAACAGCCCACTACAGAACACTCTGAGAGAGCTGTGGACCATGATCCACTTCCTCCTGCCTGGAATCACACGCTCGTACCTCGACTTCCCCATCCAACCCGGCGCAGACCAAAACCAGGACTACTGCCACAAACTGGTCATCAGACTACACAGA ATGATTCAGCCGTTCATCCTGCGTCGCTCCAAGAGAGATGTGGAGAAGCAGCTGCCTAAGAAGTAcgagcacatcctgaagtgccGTCTCTCTGCGAGACAGAAGAGCATGTACGAGGATATCCTCACACAGCCCAG TGCTCAGGAGGCTCTAAAGACGGGACGCTTTGTAAGTGTGCTCCAGGTTCTAATGCAGCTGCAGAGGATCTGTAATCACCCAGATTTGATCCAGATCAGAGAGACTGCCAGCTCGTACACATGCCGGAGCCTGCAGTACAACACGCCATCTTTACTGCTCACAGCTCTGCAGAAGGACCAGTggaag acCGTGGACTTGTCTCTTTTCGACCTGATCAGTAATGAAGGCAGACTGACCCGCTTCGAGACGACAGAGGTTCTTCCCAAGCTCAGATTGAGTCAGCAGCTCATCGAGGAGATCCACAGCGCACCCGATCCTCCACCCAGACCCAGAGCGTGCAAGATCAAGCCcatgag attgTTCCAGCCAGTGCAGTACGGGACAAAACCAGAGGGGCGTCTCGTGCCCCTGATCAACGCTTCACAAGGCCAGCGCTCCACTGCTACCACCACTGCTACCCCCACCACCACTTCTACCCCTACTGCTGTTGCTCAGAACACCCAGGCCAGGGGCAAATCACCCGTTACTACCACCTCATCCACTCAGG GTGGAGATGTGGTGAAAGTGGCTCAGTTGGCGTCTATAACAGGCGCACAGAGCCGGATAGCACAGACCGAGACCCCGGTCACGCTGCAGTTCCAGGGCAATAAGTTCACACTGTCACCCAGCCAGCTGCGTCAGCTCACCACAGGACAGCCTCTCCAGCTCCAAG GTAACATTCTGCAGATCGTATCTACCCCGGGGCAGCCAATCCTCAGGCCGCCGGGCTCCTTGGTGATGCAGCCGATGCCTCAGTCCGTTCCTGTTCACAACTCCACAGGCCCTCAGGCGGTCCCCCCTCCGGCCACCCCTACACCTCCACAGG CTGGTGTGGCTGCTAGTGCTACGGCTACGACTTCTGCCCCCGCTGACGCAGGAAGCAACGCAAAACCCTCCACCAATGCCGCACCACAA GAGTCAAGTGAGGAGAGGAACAGGCAGCTGAAGGAGCGTCTGACTCGTCTGTTCACCGTTAACGAGCGGCGTGTTCAGCGCTCTGTCCTGTACGGGGCTGACCTTCTCGAGGCCTGCTCTGTGACCAGGGGAcgcgctcctcctcctctgccttCTCCCGTGCACTCGCGCTGGGCCTGGGTGGGCAGAGACGCCTGCCTGAAGGCCCAGCAGAACAGTGTTTATGCGACAGACTCACTTCGATTGGCTCTTCGCTCCCATACAGACAGATTGCAGGAAGGAGATAACCTTGTCAAAag GCTGTCGTGTATTCTTCCTGCCTctgtagctccgccccctcagCTTTACGCAGTCAACCCGCCGCCTCCATACAGCCTGAAGCAGAAGTCGTTCATGCGTCAGCTTCGTGAAGTCTCCGCCCCCTACAACTCAGAGATCCGCTCTCTGGCCTTCCCAGCTACTTTTGAGCTCCCTGATAAAAACCTGCTGGAAATGGACTCAG gtaagcTGGAGGCATTGTCTATCCTGCTGCACAAGCTGAAGGCAGAGGGCAGGAGAGTCCTCATCTACACTCAGATGGCCAGCATGCTGGACATCCTGGAGGCCTTTCTGGACCACAGAAATTTCACGTTTGTACGCCTGGACGAGAGCCTCTCCCGCCACGAAAGACAG GATCAGATAAAGGCTTTCAACTGCAACAGACAGTTCTTCTGTGCCATCCTGACCAATCGTTGCTGCTCTGCCGTGGGTCACGTGTTTGACGCGGACACCGTTGTGTTCTACGACACGGATCTTAACCCCAGCATGGATGCCCGTACACAGGAGTGGTGCGACAAGGTCGGACGCTCCAAAGACATCCACatttacag GCTGGAGAGTGGAAACTCCATAGAGGAGAAACTACTGAAGAACGGCACTAAGGACCTGATTAGAGAAGTGGCAGCACAAGGCACGGACTACACCCTCGCCTTCCTCACGCAG CGCACCATCCAGGACCTGTTTGAGGTAGAAGCTGGATCTGGAGAGAAGGTGGAGGAGTTTGTCGTGCTGCATCAGGAACCGTCTCCGTCAGAATCCATCCCTCCGCACGTGGCAAGGCCGTACATCCAGGCCCTCAACACCATCACGCTGCAGACGCTTCACCTAGAGGAGGGGCTGGAGAGGAAACAGCTAGAGAAAGGAGAGGAGCaaatggagcaggaggaggagggtgaCGTGACGGACGATGCTTCTCAGCTAGAGGAGCTGGCATCTGTCATGGAACAG CTGACTCCTATTGAGAGATACGCACTTCAGTACCTGGAGTACCTTCACATTAGTGAAGATGAGGCCGTCGCTAAG GAGCATACAGAAGCCGCTAAACGAGCCTGGGAGCTGCGGCAGCAACAGAAGCGAAAGCACGAAGAAGAGGAGCAGGCTACTCTAGAAGATGAGGAAGACCTCTTCACCTACACCAGAGAGGATGCCTACAACATG GAGTACGTGTTTGAGTCTGCAGACGGTCAGACAGAGATTATGCCG CTGTGGACGCCACCTACACCACCTCAGGACGATAATGACATCTACATCGACTCTGTGATCTGCCTCATgtatgactccgcccccatgcCGGAGTCCAAACTGCCCCCGGTGTACATCCGCAAAGAGCACAAGAGACCCAAGATGGACCCGTCGG CCATGGGCCGTAAGAAGAAGAAGGGTCATGGCGAGGCGGTGATCCCCCCACGGTCGCTCTTCGATAAGGCGAGCATGTTGAAGGTGCGGCGAGAAGGAAAGGACCAGAAGAAGAACTTCTCTCTGAAGCAGCAGGCTCCGTTCGCCAAGCCGCTGCCCTCGCTGGTCAAACCCACCATGGAGCCGGGGCAGGACAATCCTGAGTGGCTCATCAGTGAAGACTGGGCTctgctgcag GCTGTGAAACAGCTGCTCGAGCTCCCTCTGAACCTGACCATCGCGTCTCCGGCTCACACTCCAAACTGGGATTTGGTGAGCGACGTGGTGAGCTCCTGCAGCAGGATCTACCGCTCGCCGAAACAGTGCCGCAGCCGCTACGAGAACGTCATCATCCCTCGTGAGGAGGGCAAG TTAATTTACGAAGCTAATCCCAAGAAGAAGACCAAGAGCATCTATAAG ACAAAGAACAGCCGTCCCCTGCGCACGTGTCAGATCTACACCCAGGACGACAACGCCACCCAGATCCAGCTCTACAACAACCGCTTCGAGCTCATGAAGATCATCGCCAGCAAGAGGAGTCCTCCAATAAAACCTCT gCTTGGTATGAATCCGTTCCAGAAGAACCCTAAGCATGCTTCTGTCTTGGCTGAAAG TGGGATCAGCTATGATAAACCACTGCCTCCCATCCAAGTGGCCTCtcagagagcagagagaatCGCTAAAGAAAAGAAG gctCTGGCAGAGCAGCAGAGGGCTCAACAGTtagctcagcagcagcagcaggcagcCGGAGCTACCCCAGGGACTCCAGGGGCCACAGCTCAGCCGCAAGCCCAGCCGCAGGCCGCTACCGCTGGACTACAGGCCGCTGGAGTTTCTCAGGGCACCCAGCAAGGAGCTGCCGCAGTCCCGAACACCGCTGTGCTG GCAGGAGCTATCAAGACTGCCGCTGCTGGCATAGGCATTCAGACAG GACCTGGAGTGGGAGGAAACGTCATCGTGAACACAGTAGCCAGTGTTCCTCCAGGCCAGTTTCAGGGAAACAAACGGCTCGCTTCTCCCATCATTCCTGGAGCTTTACCT GCTGCAGGTGCTGCTGCAGCTCAGGTGGTTCACACCCAGCAGAGGGCTGTCGCTTCTGCCCCTGCCTCCACCCCTGCTGAGGTCGTCGCCATAGCGACTAGCCAGGGTGTTCGTGCTGTAACCCCAGTGACTGCAGCGACTGTAGTGCCCACGAGTCAGGTGCCATCACAGACACGCTCGCCCGTGCCTCAAG CAGGGAAGATCCCCCAGGCTCATCTGCAGATCGTCAGGCAGCAGCACCAGCCGCAGCTcccacagcaacagcagcagcagcaggctgGTTCTCCTCAGATCAAAGCAGTGAACAAACCACAACAG ATACATAAGCAGAAGCTGCAGGTCATGGCTGCTCAGGCCCAGCAGCCCGCCATTACCCAGCAGCCTCAGCAGGTCCAGGCCGCTCCGACACCCCAGCCCAGCACGCAGCTCACCGCAGTGGCCACTGTGCCCAGGGCCGGAGCCGTGCTCACCGGGACCGCTGCCCCTAACCTGCAGGTGACCAGACTG ACGCGAGTCCCGGCTCCAGGCGCCGTCCCAGCGCAGGCGGGTCAGACGGCCCAGGTGACTCTGACCAAACCTCCTCCAGTGGTGTCTGTACCGGCTGTAGTGTCGTCCACCGGAGTCACCACCCTACCGGTGACCGTCGCTGGAATCAGCGTGGCCATAGGACAGGCCACGAAAGCAG ttgGGCCTGTGGTAAGTCCATTCCAGGTTCAGCAGTTGTTGCAGcggcagaagcagcagcaggcaGCAGCGCAACAGAAAGCAGCACAACCGCAACAGACGCAGGCTGCAGTGCAGcagaag TTGGCCACTCAGCAGGCGGCTCAGGCGGCAGGTCAGGGCCCGCAGAAGGTGACGTACGCAACCGCACAGCTGCAGCAGGGCATTAAGGCTCAGTTCTACGCCACTTCTATCACTGGCCAGCCTCAGAAAACTGCCACCACACAGCAGATAAAACTTTCTCAGATAGTGCAACCGCAGATAGTGTCCTCACCCCAGCAG atccaGGCCCAGCCTCAGACGGTGACTCTGACCCAGGCAACTGCCGCGGCCTCGTCTCCTCAGACTCAGGTGCAGGTGATCCCCGCAGGCTCCGCCTCTGCCGTGCAGGTTGTCCATCAGAAACTCCTCCAAACGCAGCAGCAGCCACAACAGCAGGTCGTTACCGCGGCAGCTCCCGTCTCCTCTCCTCAGATCACGGTCCCGGCTCCTCAAAGCCCCGCCCAGCAGCAGGGCGCTGCGGTGACCCCTGCAGCCGACACGTCAGTACAGCAGCCTGGAACACCACAGCCTCAACCGGGCAAAGGAAACGCACGCACAGGAACCGCCGTGCGCGCTAAAACACCCGCCAAACCCAGCGGAGGCAGCTag